The Ranitomeya variabilis isolate aRanVar5 chromosome 7, aRanVar5.hap1, whole genome shotgun sequence DNA window ACAGATAAACGACGCAAGCGTTTTGAATAAGCTGACATAAACAAGAGCTGACGCAAGCGCAGTACGGATGAATCCGGTCACAAGGACTGGCAGTTGATATTACGCATGCGCAGTAAAGGTGTTTGAGCTCAGGATCGTCCATATTGGAAGAGGTCACAGGAAGTGTGGAGAGCTCTACGCTGCAAAAATGTCAACCGCTATGAACTTCGGGACTAAAACCTTTAAACCTCGACCTCCAGACAAGGGCGCCTTTCCTCTGGATCACCTCGGTGAGTCCATGTGAAGGATTATCAGCACCATCGAAACTGGAGGTGACCGGCGTATAACCACAATACAGCTCCCTCTAGCGGCAAGGCGCGGGGAACTGCAACCCATCGCCCCCCAAACTGCTGTACAGCAAATAAGGCagccaatcagattccactttacATTTTTTTAGTGTCCCTTTGGAAAATGAAAGCAGTGATCTGACTGGCTGCAATTTGGGTAACTGCTGCAACTTCATTTTTAGACTGAGCCCAGTGTGACATGAGCATGTCTGTGCCATTTAGAAGTCCTGGCCTGAATTGGTGAATGAAGCTGCAGCGCCTCCGTCTCTCCCTGATCTGCTCGGCCGTGTTAGTAATGAAGCTGCAGCTCCTCCATCTCTCCCTGATCTGCTCGGCCGTGTTAGTAATGAAGCTGCAGCGCCTCCGTCTCTCCCTGATCTGCTTGGCTGTGTTAGTAATGAAGCTGCAGCGCCTCCGTCTCTCCCTGATCTGCTCGGCCGTGTTAGTAATGAAGCTGCAGTTCCTCCATCTCTCCCTGATCTGCTCGGCTGTGTTAGTAATGAAGCTGCAGCTCCTCCATCTCTCCCTGATCTGCTCGGCCGTGTTAGTAATGAAGCTGCAGCTCCTCCGTCTCTCCCTGATCTGCTCGGCCGTGTTAGTAATGTAGCTGCAGTTCCTCCGTCTCTCCCTGATCTGCTCGGCCGTGTTAGTAATGAAGCTGCAGTTCCTCCGTCTCTCCCTGATCTGCTCGGCCGTGTTAGTAATGAAGCTGCAGTTCCTCCATCTCTCCCTGATCTGCTCGGCTGTGTTAGTAATGAAGCTGCAGTTCCTCCATCTCTCCCTGATCTGCTCGGCCGTGTTAGTAATGAAGCTGCAGCTCCTCCATCTCTCCCTGATCTGCTCGGCCGTGTTAGTAATGAAGCTGCAGCTCCTCCATCTCTCCCTGATCTGCTTGGCTGTGTTAGTAATGAAGCTGCAGTTCCTCCATCTCTCCCTGATCTGCTCGGCCGTGTTAGTAATGAAGCTGCAGTTCCTCCATCTCTCCCTGATCTGCTCGGCCGTGTTAGTAATGAAGCTGCAGCGCCTCCATCTCTCCCTGATCTGCTCGGCCGTGTTAGTAATGAAGCTGCAGTTCCTCCATCTCTCCCTGATCTGCTCGGCCGTGTTAGTAATGAAGCTGCAGTTCCTCCATCTCTCCCTGATCTGCTCGGCCGTGTTAGTAATGAAGCTGCAGCGCCTCCGTCTCTCCCTGATCTGCTTGGCTGTGTTAGTAATGAAGCTGCAGCGCCTCCGTCTCTCCCTGATCTGCTCGGCCGTGTTAGTAATGAAGCTGCAGTTCCTCCATCTCTCCCTGATCTGCTCGGCTGTGTTAGTAATGAAGCTGCAGCTCCTCCATCTCTCCCTGATCTGCTCGGCCGTGTTAGTAATGAAGCTGCAGCTCCTCCGTCTCTCCCTGATCTGCTCGGCCGTGTTAGTAATGAAGCTGCAGTTCCTCCATCTCTCCCTGATCTGCTCGGCCGTGTTAGTAATGAAGCTGCAGCTCCTCCATCTCTCCCTGATCTGCTCGGCCGTGTTAGTAATGAAGCTGCAGCGCCTCCATCTCTCCCTGATCTGCTCGGCCGTGTTAGTAATGAAGCTGCAGTTCCTCCATCTCTCCCTGATCTGCTCGGCCGTGTTAGTAATGAAGCTGCAGCTCCTCCATCTCTCCCTGATCTGCTCGGCCGTGTTAGTAATGAAGCTGCAGCTCCTCCGTCTCTCCCTGATCTGCTCGGCCGTGTTAGTAATGAAGCTGCAGTTCCTCCATCTCTCCCTGATCTGCTCGGCCGTGTTAGTAATGAAGCTGCAGCGCCTCCGTCTCTCCCTGATCTGCTCGGCCGTGTTAGTAATGAAGCTGCAGCGCCTCCGTCTCTCCCTGATCTGCTTGGCTGTGTTAGTAATGAAGCTGCTGCGCCTCCATCTCTCCCTGATCTGCTCGGCCGTGTTAGTAATGAAGCTGCAGCTCCTCCGTCTCTCCCTGATCTGCTCGGCCGTGTTAGTAATGAAGCTGCAGCGCCTCCATCTCTCCCTGATCTGCTCGGCCGTGTTAGTAATGAAGCTGCAGCGCCTCCATCTCTCCCTGATCTGCTCGGCCGTGTTAGTAATGAAGCTGCAGCTCCTCCATCTCTCCCTGATCTGCTCGGCTGTGTTAGTAATGAAGCTGCAGTTCCTCCATCTCTCCCTGATCTGCTCGGCCGTGTTAGTAATGAAGCTGCAGTTCCTCCATCTCTCCCTGATCTGCTCGGCCGTGTTAGTAATGAAGCTGCAGTTCCTCCATCTCTCCCTGATCTGCTCGGCCGTGTTAGTAATGAAGCTGCAGCGCCTCCGTCTCTCCCTGATCTGCTCGGCCGTGTTAGTAATGAAGCTGCAGCGCCTCCGTCTCTCCCTGATCTGCTTGGCTGTGTTAGTAATGAAGCTGCTGCGCCTCCATCTCTCCCTGATCTGCTCGGCCGTGTTAGTAATGAAGCTGCAGCTCCTCCGTCTCTCCCTGATCTGCTCGGCCGTGTTAGTAATGAAGCTGCAGCGCCTCCATCTCTCCCTGATCTGCTCGGCCGTGTTAGTAATGAAGCTGCAGCGCCTCCATCTCTCCCTGATCTGCTCGGCCGTGTTAGTAATGAAGCTGCAGCTCCTCCATCTCTCCCTGATCTGCTCGGCTGTGTTAGTAATGAAGCTGCAGCTCCTCCGTCTCTCCCTGATCTGCTCGGCCGTGTTAGTAATGAAGCTGCAGCTCCTCCATCTCTCCCTGATCTGCTCGGCTGTGTTAGTAATGAAGCTGCAGCTCCTCCGTCTCTCCCTGATATGCTCTGCTGTGTTAGTAATGAAGCTGCAGCTCCTCCATCTCTCCCTGATCTGCTCGGCTGTGTTAGTAATGAAGCTGCAGCTCCTCCGTCTCTCCCTGATCTGCTCGGCTGTGTTAGTAATGAAGCTGCAGCGCCTCCATCTCTCCCTGATCTGCTCGGCCGTGTTAGTAATGAAGCTGCAGCTCCTCCATCTCTCCCTGATCTGCTCGGCTGTGTTAGTAATGAAGCTGCAGCTCCTCCGTCTCTCCCTGATCTGCTCGGCCGTGTTAGTAATGAAGCTGCAGCTCCTCCGTCTCTCCCTGATCTGCTCGGCCGTGTTAGTAATGAAGCTGCAGCTCCTCCATCTCTCCCTGATCTGCTCGGCTGTGTTAGTAATGAAGCTGCAGCTCCTCCGTCTCTCCCTGATCTGCTCGGCCGTGTTAGTAATGAAGCTGCAGCTCGTCCATCTCTCCCTGATCTGCTCGGCCGTGTTAGTAATTAAGCTGCAGCTCCTCCGTGTCTCCTTGATCTGCTCGGCCGTGTTAGTAATGTAGCTGCagctcctccttctctccctgatcTGCTAGGCCgtgttagggtatggctccacggtacggcttgccggcgggatcgccgcagcggcgaagccgctcggcgctaagccccgccccctttctgggacgcgatggtgccggatgtgtacagtacacatccgggatcatcgcacccctcgccatagggccctgtgatatgccttgcggggacgctgcgtccccgcaaggtgtacggacatgctgcgttctgaaaagacgcgcagcatgtccggagtcgcagggccgccgcgtgcgggtttccacgcatagtggagacgggatttcataaaatcccctccactatgcaggaacatctggacgctgcttgtttgatgctgcagcgtcaaacaagcagcgtttacgtaccgtggaaacatacccttagggtatgtgtccacgttcaggattgcttcaggatttggtcaggattttatgcaggtaaaatcctgaccaaatctgcacctgaggtcactggcaggtcacctgcgttgtccttgagttttttctgctatgtaaggacatgctgcgttcttaaaagacgcgccgcatgtgagttatcTCTGGTGTGCCGCAtgtgtcttttactgcatagtggagacaggatttcatgaaatgccctccactatgctgtaacatctggacactgcgttttttatgcatgctgctcaacgctgcgtcaaaaacgcagcgtttcctgaacgtggaaacatacccttagtaatGAAGCTGCAGCTCCTCCGTCTCTCCCTGATTTctcttctctccctctactaacctacctttgcctgacattgccatctccgtgtgcggttccaccattactcccaagcaacatgcccgctgccttggggtcatccttgattccgagctttcattcaccccccacatccgatcactggctcgctcttcttatctgcatctcaaaaatatttctagaattcgcccttttcttactttcgactctgcaaaaactcttactgtctcacttattcattctcgtctggactattgtaactctctactaatcggcctccctcttaccaaactctccccactccaatctgtgctgaatgctgcagccaggattatattcctcaccaaccgttacaccgatgcctctaccttgtgccagtcattacactggctacccatccactccagaatccagtacaaaactactaccctcatccacaaagcactgcatggctcagcaccaccctacatctctctggtctctgtctaccaccctacccgtgccctccgctccgctaatgacctcaggttagcatcctcaataatcagaacctcccactcctgtctccaagactttacacgtgctgcgccgattctttggaatgcactacctaggttaatacgattaatccccaatccccacagttttaagcgggccctaaaaactcatttgttcagactggcctaccgcctcaacgcattaacctaacgatccctgtgtggcctattaaaaaataaataaataaataaaaattaaaataaaaaaaaaacaaaaacataatcaggttcctcgcatcatgttctcatacactttatgcagttaatagccctctgtgtctgtactgttacatacttaggctgttaactggttcatgcagctttacatgaacacccgagcctcacactatggctggtccaaatgactaaagcaattgttaccatccacctctcatgtctccccttttcctcatagtttgtaagcttgcgagcagggccctcattcctcctggtatctgttttgaactgtgatttctgttatgctgtaatgtctattgtctgtacaagtcccctctataagttgtaaagcgctgcggaataagttggcgctatataaataaaattattattattattattatctgctcGGCCGTGTTAGTAATGAAGCTGCAGCTCCTCCATCTCTCCCTGATCTGCTCGGCTGTGTTAGTAATGAAGCTGCGGCGCCTCCATCTCTCCCTGATCTGCTCGGCTGTGTTAGTAATGAAGCTGCAGCTCCTCCATCTCTCCCTGATCTGCTCGGCTGTGTTAGTAATGAAGCTGCAGTGCCTCCATCTCTCCCTGAGCTGTAGAATATAGCGTAGATATCAGGTCATGGCACATGGGCAGCCCAAGATGCGCCTCCTGATAACTAAATTTGTCTTCCTCCATCGCTGATTTAATTGGGGATGGAGGCTGAAAACCAGTGTTGCATCGATGTGCTCCTATGTCTATGTTCTGTTTCTTTACGTAAGCTTTTTATTCGCAGGAGAATGTAAACCATTTAAAGAGAAGTTCATGAAGTGTTTACGGGAGAACACCTTCCAGAGCAGTCTGTGCCGGGAAGAATCAAAAGAATATTTGGAGTGTCGGATGGAAAGGTGCGTCCTCTGTGATAGAAGAGTGGAAGGGTTGTCTGATCATTAACCTACAACATACtgacaatttaaaaaaatgcaaatttacTTAATTTTCTCTGTAATTTTTCTCCATTTCTTGTTCGGCTTCTGTGATGCTTCATGTGACCTGGATGAAAAGTTAGAGTCAGCGGGAGCAATGGAGAACAAATCAAAAATTCTCTATCCCAGCCAGAATCATCGTCTTCCTTAGAGCCGGCACTGGACTTTCTGTGTTATACAGCCGGCATCGGCCTGTAACGCGAGTGACTGAAGCTAGCTTCGATTCCTGTGTTTAACCATTTATATGCTGCTGCCAACTACTGACCGCGGCATTTAAATGGTTTGGTTCCTTGTGGAAGTGTAAGCCGATTGGCCTCTAAGCGGAATGACCTAAAGGTGCTGGGGCGCCACTATGGCAGCCAGGTGCCTACTAAAggcccccaatggagacatcttGGTACTCTTGTGGCTTGTCTTCACAGGAGAGCACCAGTTTCACAACATATACTAATACTGTATATTACAGTCTATAAATTACAGGTTCAAGACACATATAGAGACAAAAAAACTAAAGTGAAtagtgtaaaaaagaaatcaaattGACTATTTttgcttaaaaataaataaaatgtaaactATTCGGATTCACCACATCGGCAAAAGTCTTATTCAATCAAAGGATCAAATTATTTATtttgtaaagcaaaaaaaaaaaaaatctaaaccccAGAATTGCCATTTTTCGATCAATGCACATCTCcccaaaaaatttaataaaaactgATCAAAAATAATGTATGTACCCTaagatagtatcaataaaaatgtcagctcaaccTTCAAAAGAACAAGCCCTTAATAAGCTCCACCGACAGAAAAAAAAAGAGAGGTCAGAAAATAGAGAcacaaaccaacattttttttttacaactttttacatttttttttcaccgctAAACCAAAAAAATGCTGGTTTGGCATCATCGTTAATGGTACTGAtctgaagaatcatattgccaggtaacTTTTATTACTTAATGATTGCTTTGAAACCATAaacctccctatgggaggtggagccgcatattcatcactgtaatgggcggcaccacgtgaccgctcatacaggagaagctgcggcacggagaggacgcttcgagggagccgggtgagtatttaatTTCCAGCGGGCGGCCACACGGGGTGGGGGTggggtgacaaagatctttatttcaaacgcaaaaaaaaaaaaaaaaaagatttttcatttcttctctccagcgaacgctgctggagagaagaaatgaatggcggcttcagcaccacgctggggggacagcgcttactgtagcgctgtctcctgcatggcacacggactgcacacggacagcatccgtgtgcggtacgtgttttacacggacccattgactttaatgggtccgtgcgctcccacaaacactgacatgtctccgtgttttgcacgcggacacacggtccgcgaaaacacgctgacatgtgcagagacacattgattttaatgtgtctacgtgagtcagtgtctccggtacgtgagaaaactgacacctcacgtaccggaatcactgacgtgtgaaaccggccaaagtgtgtttgttatttttcccACCCTGTATTTTTAAAActcatttaaaaaattttttatgtgAAGTTATGTTTTCTGGAATACATTTTTCTTGTATTCTTGTATTTCTTGCAGACAACTCATGGCAAAGGAGCCCCTAGAAAAACTCGGCTTCAGGGATCTTACAGATGATACGGCCACAGAAGAGCAAAACAAGTTATAGCCTATTTAATACATGAACTATTTACTCCTGGAAATTTGTAGATATTCTAAGGATATTCTGCGGAGAATGGACACTTTCCCAAAGGCTCCTTTTTTATATTGTTGTATACATACTTATGATTTTATTTCCTTCATACCGTCAATGGCTGAGGAATACGGAAAGGGGATGAAAATGTTTTCATTGCCTCATAAGTAATAAATAATTTCTTCATGCTGTTCACCAATATATTTATGGTCTGGACTCTACAATTATGGAGGTAGCAGAGCGTTGGTGACATTCCTCGACCCCCCCCCCCAATAACGTTACGCATTCACCCCTTTGTGGCTGAGTTCCTGCGGttacttccacttctcaataatgtcACTCTCAGGTGATGGGAGGAATATTTAGGAGGACAACGCCATAAAGAGACTTGTTACCCTGGTTGCTCATATTACAGGACTGTGCTGGTAGGTATCGGATCTCTGCACCACCAGCCATTCTGtcatgttagtaaaggcagacggcatggcggggggctggatgttataccccaGGGGTGAGGGTACCGGATGTTATATTCCTGGGGTGAGGGTGTCGGATGTTATATTCCTGGGGTGAGGGGGCCGGATGTTAATCACCAGGGGTGTGAGGCGCTGGATGTTATACCCCGAGACTGAGGGGGCCGGATGTTATGCACCAAGGGGGGagacgaggggccggatgttatattcCTGGGCTGAGGgggtccggatgttatacaccaggggtgtgaggggctggatgttataccccgAGACTGAGGGGGCCGGATGTTATGCACCAAGGGGggaggcgaggggccggatgttgtacACCAGGGGTAATGAGACTGAGTGATGAACCTGAACTAAATTATGAAGATATGTGTCAAAATACTTCTGTCCATATAATGTATGTTTTCGGGTAAATTTACCCCCAGCGTGGATACTCTTTGCTATTATTAACAGACGTGGAGCTGAGCTGTGCTTTTGGTTTAGGACTAAATATTCAAAGAGGAAGGAAGCTTTAATTGCTGAGCGACACGTTAGAGATAGATGTGTGAAAACTGTACTTTACACCTCAGGACACGGATGAGGCTGCCTGGTACATGATCATATATGTCATTTTTCATGTGTGAGGGCTTGGAAACATtaaagctgccgtcacactagcagtatttggtcagtattttacctcagtatttgtaagccaaaaccaggagtggaacaattagaggaaaagtatcatagaaccatatgcaccacttctgtatttatcacccactcctggttttggcttacaaatactgaggtaaaatactgaccaaatactgctagtgtgacggcagccttatagtcaAGTGACTACTTCCATATAGAGTCCATATAAATGAATATGAAGCATGCTCCCGAGCTATGAAGGGCCCAAAATCTCCCAACTGAAGTCAAAGGAGTCTGAAAAAAAGGGACTGGTTAAATGATTTGCTCTAAATGACCTAAATCTGCTCAACTTAAACAAGGCCTGAATATATGTTAACATTTACAAAGTCCAAGCGGCTGTTAGAGGAAAAgtatgattgttccactcctggttttggcttacaaatactgaggtaaaatatcacCTAATACTCAACATGTACAGTGGCATAAAACGCCCCTTCATCAATGCTGTTGTGAAAATCGtgtatttctctagtcaccttccacgacggcatatggaggttgcctctttgccctaatgaggaacaggaaatggagaggttaaaaggccctcccacctccctctcaccagtgtctttcctgttccccatgggacaggagaggtttactttcgtatgcagtggtggccggtgactgctgcatctaacaagcgtcggcttgtgtgtaaccgggcagcatggggtcgtatcttacctccccgcctatgctgctcccgtcgcgccgcgctgcggtgtcctcgggacctatgcctagccttcccgcgcccccgtgagggcaaagcaggctagtgtttcctgaccggagtcctcctggagctctccggtctccttcccctccaacatgctgctggcaacccggaagtgatcgcgcgcgtcacttccggtcctttctgcgctccctggaggcacttccgccggcggtgtctcgtgcaggacggcgtcctccacgctggaccatggaggggaagaggtgtatccacatcgctgggggcaggtgcataccgctgcgtataaaacctgccagaaaacgtcgcaggtaagaccGTTCCTATCATGGAGAGCagtacctgccctgcgcttgcagagcccagcgctgcccctgccacagtaagtgccgcagggacaggggtccttagatagtaactttggggtatccttggtcactctctctctcccctctcattgcagggagaaaggtctacccccaaaactactgttaaaaagaagtgtgccatctgtaatattaagctgccaccttcatgggagaaaaaactctgcaggacctgtactgacaaagttgtcagggcagagcaaccttctttactagaggaaatccggtccctggtcaagcaagaggtgcaatcctccctagcagcctttaccccaccaccccctccgccaccctctccagccaaaaaaaggaagatccaggaagaggattctgaatctgagtcagacctctcttatgcctcatcctcaggtcgtcaggaggaatctacatcctctatt harbors:
- the COX19 gene encoding cytochrome c oxidase assembly protein COX19, which encodes MSTAMNFGTKTFKPRPPDKGAFPLDHLGECKPFKEKFMKCLRENTFQSSLCREESKEYLECRMERQLMAKEPLEKLGFRDLTDDTATEEQNKL